Genomic segment of Malus domestica chromosome 15, GDT2T_hap1:
tttttttttattaattcctTACTCGGGTGTTGATGAattattgattgattgattgattaatTGATACAATGGAGACAATGTTaaatattgtttatatttttttaagtcaCAATGGTCAAGATTTGAACCCAGCTATCTTCCATCTTGCTGGCTCATAATCCATTGTTCCATAGTCATACTAAACACGTAGAGATTGATGTGCCTTTTGTTCATGAAAGAGTTCAGTGTCAAGATCTTCAAGCTCATCACAATTCTTGCTCTGAACAACTTGCATACGTCATGACAAAAATACTGCTTTCTCCTCGGTACTTATATCTTAGAAACAGTCTCATGATATAGAGTCCTAGAACGAGATTGAGGGAGGGCATTAGATAGCCTTATGCCATATCAGCATAATATATACTGATGTGGTGTCTGTTTAACTATAGCTGTGTTAGTTTAGACTGTTAAAGTGTAAATACTAAAGGCTTAATTATGGTCATTCAGGAaagtgcacacacacacacacacacagtctGCCTTCAGTTGTAAATACTGATTTAGTTTTAATGAGAAGAAGCTTTGTTATAAGCCCTAGAATTTCTTTGCTTATTTCTGAATCAATTGGCGAATCTCAGTCCAGATGATATGAATTCGTTTAAAGATCTAAACGTCAATCAGTAAGTTTGGTTGTTTTTTTAGGTCAACTATACATCCGGGGAGTTGGCGTGAAATATGCTTATAGCTATATATATGGAAGGGAAGCTTTGGAATCACTTATGAGATTAAGGCCTGCTTCTGGTCTATATATAGTCGTATATAATTCCCCCTGGTAGCTAAGACTGTTTCTTTGATGATTACTTGTTATTTTGTGCCGGGGTTTTTGCTGAGGTTTTGATCAGGAGCTGATAAATACACATATATAATCCGAATTGTTGTGAAAATATTGCAGGATACTATTGATTCATCACCacaatatataatatatcaCATCTGGCTGTTGAACATTGCCTTTCGAGTTCATCATCCGCACATGGCGCTTCAGCATTGAAGCTAAGCTATTCTCCTCCACAGTGAATGGTGGGATATTTCCGCGATAATGGAACCCCCCTTATTTTTTTTCGAGTGGGGCATCTGTATTTGGCACTTTCCGTAGGTTTGAAGAGCGTGGAGTTCGTCCAGAAATGCTTTCCCTGATTTTTGGAACCCACCTTCTTCATATGTAGCTCATCCTCTCTACAATATTCATTATTATTTATTGATAGATGCCTTTTTTACAAGATTTAACGGAAAAGTAATGTATCATATGTTCTTTTGTATTTCTGAAGAAATAAATTATGGAGATGGTTTTTCAAATTATTAGAAGCAAGGAAAAGTATAGTATGTAGAAATTTGGCCTTGTTGAGTATAAGGACACTActtattttctcctcttcgaaaATGGTTCTCTTCACTTCTTCCTTTGTCCGAGTATCGGTATTCAAACTGCCGGTGTAGGGCTTCAGGTTTAAGAATTAAGATTAATTCAGGAACTCCTTTTGAGCTTGTTTCGCTCCGACCAGCTGGTTTACGTATGCTATTCAATGGACGTTATTGATTATATTGGGtgggaaaatatcaaaattCCTGTCCTTTCTCCAAAATTATGAGCTTAATTATGTGTTATGTCCGACTGCATGTACTGATCAATTGATCAGGTCTATGCACAAGTACTGCATCTATCGCTGTCGTTGGCGGCGAGTGTTTTATTTTTGGTCAGAAAAAGTGACATTTCATGGTCCCAAAAGAACTGTTCCTTGAGTGCATATTTTACTATCCCAAGTACTGTCCTTTAACTGTTATTCACAGTTAGAAATTCGAGTTCGAGTTTTACCCTAGGAAGGTATTAGTATTAGATCAATTATTCATCTACTTCTCCCAGAGAATTAAAGTATTTTACTAAAAATTATATGTAAAACGTTTGCATGTGGTCTAATATTTTAGTGGACAAGCATTGAGTTTTTCACACATATGTGTATCCCATGATTTAAACTCCCCCTCCTCTAAATTATTGCAATAGTTTCGaactctcctcctcctctctcaatTAGCGGTAAACTTTCACCCATTAGCAAGTCAATTGGGTTTTCTTCTTTAAACTATTGAGTTTGAAGTATTTTACTATATGTGAAAAGTTCAGCGAACGTCAAAATAGCTACATATAGTACAATTATCAGCACATCAGCTATAGCTTTAGGCCCCGTTTGGTGGGCTAGATGGGAGAGGTTGTGATTAATTAAAATTGAGTGAGTCTAATTTATTGTTTGCTGTGTCCAAATGTAAGATGGACTGGACATGATGGATTATGAATCCGCAATAAAGTGAGTTATCAAACTTATCCTTATAAATGGGTTACAAGTTCCTGCCAATTCTATTATATCCATAAGGCTCAATCTCATCCAACCCACCCACCAAACTTTAATGTGATGGATTAGTGCTAGTCATACACGTTTGTATAATACAACAgtatattaaaaattatgtatATTGACAGTTGATACAATTTAGTCAGGATGGCCGAGTGGTCTAAGGCGCCAGACTCAAGTTCTGGTCCTCTAACGAGGGCGTGGGTTCAAATCCCACTTCTGACatttcttttcatatttttttccctttttctcatattttccaattttttttacgATAACGAGTCTTCATGTTTAATTATTCGGCAAAATGATGAATGGAAAATCATACCATATATCGGACTCAATTTTTTGTTCCTTGTGTGTTACTAAACGCAAAAAATGTGAGGGATAATCATACGTTGCGTTTCCATTTTTGTTAAATAAACGTATCCTTCTCTTATTCTCTTttgcgaaaaaaaaaatttatcgtAATCTCGCAATcccattcaaatttcaaaatatcTTGTCTGGCTTGAGGTTGGGAGATTGTGAATTACCATGAACATTCTGACTGCTGggttaaaaacacaaatagatatACAACAAAGAAAACCCTACTTAAGAGACGAGACGTGATAAGAGCGCGACGTCAAGGGTTTCCTGTCATCATTTACTCCAGAATTTCTCCCCTGAGCGTGGCGCCCTGCGGTTGGGTTGCGCATGCGGGTTTAACGCACATCACATCTGTTCATCTTAGGGCCTTCGAAGTGGAAGGCCAGGATTTGATTTCCAAGATACCATGCACACTTGGGCACGTGTGTTGTTCGCAGCAGAGAAAAGCTCCATGTACTCGGAGCCATTGTCCGGAAGGGATTGAACAAAACTGAACTTTATGCAAAATGTATCCAGGGGCAATAAAGAAGTACACCATTTAACTGTTACAAAATCTCTCATTGTGTCATGACTCGCAAGGTGCCTTACCGAATGTGGCACAGAGGAGCGCTGGACGGGCAGGTCACAAGACcgaagagggaggagagaggcCGAGGACTTGTACAGCAAGTTACAAGACCTTTCCTCGAGTTAGATCAAGCCTAAAGGGAGTGAACTTTATACAGTTTTTGAGAGAACCCCGGAAGCAAGTAGAAGGTTTCTTCGAGAAAACTGCATCATCAACATTACATGAATTATCAACTCTTCATAATTATTGAGCAAAGATAAGTTACTGTTATTGACAATTTGTACATTTACCCGTAACGAATAGACAGGAGTAGACTTCGTCGGCAAAGTCTTCAATGATCTCATTCCGCTGGTATTTCCGCTTTTGCTGATCGAAACCATAATGTTAGTGAAATCACTTTGTTTACAGAGACGCAtaagaaaaaagagaggaaCTGAGGAACTCACTTTTCTTCAGTTCTTGGCAACTTTGTACTTGCAGTTACGTCCCATAGTTTTACAGTGCAATCGGCAGATCCAGAAGCAAGAAGCGAACCCTCACCACTGACATATCATAAATCATACTAAGACAGTTTTCTACACACGGAATGTTATGGTATGAGAAAGAAAAGATGATCCACCTGAAATCAAGTGTCCATACGCATGAGGTGTGACCCGTCAAAGGTGTAACACAGCGGCCACTTGAAAGGTCCCACATCATCATTGCTCCATCTTCATCACCAGAAGCCGTGTAACGGCCATCAGGTGACATTGCCAGAGACAAAACCATACTCCTGTGACCAATAAATATTCGGACACACTCTCCAGTCTGTACATCCCACAATCGAACTGTTTTGTCACTCGAACCAGTGGCAATGTAGTTGCAGTTGACATGCCAttgcacacacaaaaaaaaatattcaacacATCAGAATTTTTGTTGGATGGATTATGGCACAAGGCAGTAATTCAATAAAAAACTGAACATCTTCACATTTACACAATACAGATGCAGACATAAAGTGAGAGTTACTGACATCAACATGGCTGAATTCTGTCCATAGACCATATCCTTGCTGTTCGATCATGGGAAGCACTGGCAAAATAAGGACCTACAGGGCTAAACTGCATAAGGAGATAACCTATACCATTAGAGTAGAATTAAAAGAGGTAGTGAAGTGGTGACAGAAGTAAGAAAATACATCCCACGTGACCAGAAATCAAGATTTAAAATCTGTTGCTAGAAAATGTGAGCAGACTCTGGTTATGTCAAGTTCAACCAGATATACCTGAACATCCCATACTGGGTAATTATGACCCTTGTAGCAAACAAGATTTGCATTTAGTTTTGTGCTCCACAACCGAACTGCACCATAGCAATGGAGTTTCTTACCAACTAGTTTATTGGTACAAGAGAGGGGAaggatggggggggggggaggagaGATATAGAACAGCTAAGGACAACATACCAGTTGAGTCTGCCGAAGAGGAAAGAATAAAATCCCCAAGGGGATTGAAAGTAGCTGAATAAACTGGCCCTGAATGACCCTGAAACAAAGTATATGGTTTTTTCCCACCATTTGACAGAACTTGCTCACTTGAAGTGGTGGTGCCATTCTCAACCTGCAAAGCTGCTGCACACGCATATTTCTATATAATTGCATATTTCAAGAACAAGTAAAAAAAATCGTCATTCAAAAACTGAACTTTGAAACTTACAATCAAGGCCTTGTTGCCCAATCTTTGCCATATCCCATACCTGTCAAAGAATGCTTCAACATTAGCTCACACTTGAAGAACAATATGCACAAGAAGAAAGTAATAAGATAAGATGAAACCTTCAGCGACGAGTCTGAAAATCCCCCAGCAACCATGGATCCATCATGGGATATAGACGAACAGTTTAAACTGGAAAATTGTTGAACAAAAAGATAAGTAATGGAATAGAAAATAGAACCCAGTGTTGGTCAGAGACAGAGAGTTAAGGGAATTACCCATTGTGCGTGTTGATGAATGTATAAAAGCTGACAGATGGCAGCGCAGCATTACTCAATTGCACACGGTTTCTCAAGTCTTCAAGAATAGACTGTTCAACCTCTGCGGAACTGAAGGAATCAACAAAAGATTAGTAAGTAACCTGCATTTGATCTTAAGCATGGACTAACAACTTCCTAATACCAAGACGCTGAACAAACATGCAGCGAAAGACTTCACTTAACAAAATATTATCTAATGAGCCCACGCTGAAATTTACTCTCTGTTAATCAACACTTCATGTACTGGTAGCTGACAAATCAACTTCCTTTTGATCTATGTGGTAGCTTTGCATGGAACTGAAAATACTTACTAAAACTCAAGCTATGTGCATTGATCCCACCAACTTTACTGACTTCTACTTTAACAAGACTCATTTAAACAAGTTGGAACCAATATTATATTTCATCTAAACGTACAGTTCTACCATTAGCTACATCCAAAGTCAAGAAAAAAGAGGAAggaagggggggggggagatTCCTGAAACTACATTACTGGCAAAGTAAGCTCTGGTTTGACTCTTGGTACTGCAGTTACAGGGGTTGCCTCAGGGCGTGCGCTTTTCGCTGCATCAGCAGCCTTGTCCTTTTTCAACTTTTTGTTCGAAGCCCCCTGTTTAGCTCCTTCACTTAATTTTTTCTGAACAAAAAACACATTGACATAAGTCAATGATATACCAGTCAATAGTTACAAGCACATTACTTCAAAAAATTGTACTCTGAAGCTATGAAGTTGTTACAGGATTTCAAAGTATATTTGCACCTTATTCTCATCCCCGTCCCCTTCTTTGCTTTCTCCTTCTGCCCTTTCAGAGTCTAAGGCCCCAGCCTTGTCCAAGCGTTCTTCCAAGGAATCTTCGAGCAACTGCAACAAAATATATGATTGCACAGAAGGTCAGGAAACTGCAAATGAGTATGCATGTTTTACGCACGTTTGGTCAAAAAACTTACCTGTTATTTCAATAAACATATTTTAAGtgattattaaaatataaagcGGCAGCTTTGGGTAACATATTAATCGAAAatgcaaaagcaaaagaaacttTACCTTTCTAATGGTAGGCAGATACTTTCATCATGCAACAAAATGAGTACTATTaaaaattcttgaaaaatctTCATGCAGCTTCTAAAAAGAAGTTTATTCATTTTCATCAGAGAAATTCAAATACGCACAAGAACCAGTTTGACATACACACTATATAGTCAGCATTCTTGACTCACCCCCCAATGTATTTCCTTCTGGTTTATCTGATTAGCTGAATCCAGGCTACTTCCGGTAAGTGTTAGAGCCTCAGCATCATCAGAAATTGAACTGGGTTGTCCAGGAGAAACTtcaaaaccaattaaaacattagATATGAATATTGTTATGTAGCATATCACACTTTCAACCAGACGTCAAACCAATATACCTTGGAAGTTAATATGCTCATTGATAATCCCAAGCACTGTGGCGGACTGCGACTTGTGTAGAAACTGCAGCAGAAGCTCATACGAGTACTGGAAAGATAATTGACCCAAAAATATGTTGTTcaactatttatatatatagttatataCACAGCCTACAAAAACAACTAAAAGAAGAACCAGAATATTACTTGGCATATCTTTATGTTGACTTTGCTCTGCCTAAGAGAATGAGCGAATTCCATCTCCTGAGTAACAATAGAAACATGAGAAACCTTTTTAAGGTCTGATGTAATCATAAATCTAAAATGCAATACTGAGAATGTTCCAGAAGTTAACACCTCCAAATGAGAGGGAGAAAGAACGCCTTCCAACTTCTGTAGATCTCGTTGGTGCATCATTTCGTGTTTTTCACGGAAGCTGTTGAAAAATGTCCGAGCTGGTAATATGAACAAGGGACAGGTGTTCACTCGTTGACCAGTAATTACATCAGAAGTTTAAGCCTCAAAAGAGTAAGAAATCAACGACAATCACATAAATCTAACAAGACATGACAAGAAGTAAGAGAAACCTTCTTGATTATGACCTTTAGCAACCAGATCCATAAAACAATGAATAAATACTGGATAGAGAACACGAAGCAACTCATGCTGCATATATAAATAAGACTGTTTTAAGTATGTGGAAAATATAAAACATTAAAATATAAGAAATAAAATCCATAGACAAATTAACACAAAAAAGTAAGTTACCCTGTACAAATCTAGTGAACTGTAAGTCCACGACCTCAACTTGGCATATGCATCTTGGTACTGTGCTGGACCTTCCTCATATCTGTAAAACAAATAATGCCaactaaataattaaaagaaaccTCGAACCAAAAACACTAGAATGAACAACAGAAACATAAGCATTTACATGTCCACGTAAAACGAATGCTCCTATTTCAGCTTTTCCCATCGTCTTAGAAACACTGACATTGAAGCTGTGTGCTTAATCAATCATATAATGATCTGAATTCCAAActctaattttcatttttatatagTTCCCATACAGTTAATCATTGAACCCAATATACCTAATTTTTCGTAATAGCCGGAAACCTTAGTAGTGAACTCTTCTCGGTGATGCTTTTATCCTACTGGGATTAGTTCTCAGCTCTACAACAATCTCAATTCTAGTCATGCCTAAAGTCCGAACTTCGCCCCACTCAAACACCAATCGAAATTCCACTGTACGGTTTCCATACGGAAATTAGTGGACTTAAGACACCCAAATTTTCATAAAATCCGGAGACCTTCGTGCTGAACTCATTTCGGCAATGCTTTAAACCTACTGGAAACTAGTTCATAGCTCTCTGAAATTCCCAATTCTAGTAATGCCAAAGTCCGAAATTTGCCCCACTAAAACACCAATCAAAATTCCACTGAGAAATACTAAAACCTCATCTTCTAAGTTCAAATAAAAACTGCAGCTAAACACCGCATGTATCACAAATAACcgttagaacccaaaaatcaacAACATATCAAATGGAAGTGCGAGaagaacgagagagagagagagtactgaGAGAAGGATAGGATGTGCTTGGCGACGTCGGAGCCCAATTTGGAATTGAAAGAAATCGGGGACCAAGAGCTGTTGGCATTCTTGTTTAGTTCGTCTTGAAAAGCGTTCTCGGTCTGCTTGAAGCCTTTCTTCTTCAAGTAAGCCGCCACGAACTTCCGCACGCTCTCCTCGTCCACCGCCTCGGCCATCTCCGCCACCGCTTTTCGCAGTCGCTGTTTCTCTCTGTTCGAAACGGTGAACGGAAAACCCCTCAGCGATTCAGTCCCTCTTGTCTCGTCCTGGCCTTCAAATTCCCGGTCTTTGTAATCGTTGGGTCTCGGGACCCACAAACTTGAAATAAACTATCCGAAGTCGTTTGGAATTTTGGACTCCAAACATACTTGTTATTTTCAATTAGTTGGCCCAAACTtggaactatttttttttagggaactttaacgaaaagcacctagtactgttcactttaacgacaaaccacatttttacactaaaaagtcaatcttggtactattcactttaccctttattttgtccttatcattaaaactcaaagttttcaaacccttttcattagttttcctttttttttattaaattggtATGGGCCTTGTTTTTGTGAATTAGGATTGTGATGCATTGACGAATGACAACGAGAGTttttagggggcgtttgtttgcccttaTTAAatgggattggattggattggtcTAAAACTCAGAGTAATATCATGTTTGTTACGCAGCCAAACAATCTTTAGTGGGACTAGCCAGGACTCGTCTCAACAAAGGACGTCGCTAGACGGTCTTAGTGAGTCTCATCGAAAGGCATCGGATTGCAAAGACCTTCGCTGCTTCACTCCATCTGCTTCTCTTCGTCCGCTTCTCTCCCTTGCTCTGCTTCATCTGCTTCTCTCTTTCCCAGATCTGAAACCCAGCCCACCCACTGCctaaatttcaacaccaaaattcaaaacaaaaacaacaacaatccCCATATAAAAGTTCTTCCTTATTCCCaatatttcccagaaaattcTCGAGAAATGGATAGAGAAAGGGAGAAAGTAGCTTTGGTACAAAGAAAAATGGAGAGATGGAGGAGAGAGTAGCTTTAGGGACGATTTTGCAGGAAAAATCGCTTTGAAGGATATTGTTTTGcaggtaaaaatgagtgttggGGAACGACACTAACGAGGAAGAAATGAATGAACTCCCAGAGAGAGGAGAGTGTTCCAGACACAAACACAAAGAAAAAgcttgaataaaaaataaaatataattgaGTTAATaatgaaatattattaaatgtgTATTTAATGATATAAAATCATAGTTGTTaactattcttttttttttttggtccagCACTTTACCAAACGTTTCACTAAATCGGTCcaacttagtctagtctaagccaatccCGCTTAGTCCTTAAAGCTAATCTAGTCCGAATTAGTCcgatgcaacaaacgcacccttaataCCTTATGCTTAGCAAGTGGTGGAGTGTAAAGGTAAATTTTTGTATCCAACTAATTATGTCTTAAATTGCATTTTGGGTTTAAACCCTCCCTCTTTAGATAATTAGAGTAGATCATAGTATCGATTGTCAAAAAATAAAGTGAGTCGTCATTTCATGTACAAGACAGTATCATTTCCTCCTAAACATTTAGACACCAAGTCCCCCCTATC
This window contains:
- the LOC103441980 gene encoding transcription initiation factor TFIID subunit 5 codes for the protein MAEAVDEESVRKFVAAYLKKKGFKQTENAFQDELNKNANSSWSPISFNSKLGSDVAKHILSFSQYEEGPAQYQDAYAKLRSWTYSSLDLYRHELLRVLYPVFIHCFMDLVAKGHNQEARTFFNSFREKHEMMHQRDLQKLEGVLSPSHLEEMEFAHSLRQSKVNIKICQYSYELLLQFLHKSQSATVLGIINEHINFQVSPGQPSSISDDAEALTLTGSSLDSANQINQKEIHWGLLEDSLEERLDKAGALDSERAEGESKEGDGDENKKKLSEGAKQGASNKKLKKDKAADAAKSARPEATPVTAVPRVKPELTLPVISAEVEQSILEDLRNRVQLSNAALPSVSFYTFINTHNGLNCSSISHDGSMVAGGFSDSSLKVWDMAKIGQQGLDSLQVENGTTTSSEQVLSNGGKKPYTLFQGHSGPVYSATFNPLGDFILSSSADSTVRLWSTKLNANLVCYKGHNYPVWDVQFSPVGPYFASASHDRTARIWSMDRIQPLCVQWHVNCNYIATGSSDKTVRLWDVQTGECVRIFIGHRSMVLSLAMSPDGRYTASGDEDGAMMMWDLSSGRCVTPLTGHTSCVWTLDFSGEGSLLASGSADCTVKLWDVTASTKLPRTEENKSGNTSGMRSLKTLPTKSTPVYSLRFSRRNLLLASGVLSKTV